One Mycolicibacterium crocinum DNA window includes the following coding sequences:
- a CDS encoding DUF2126 domain-containing protein, protein MGIKVALEHRTSYTFDRLVEVHPHIVRLRPAPHSRTPIEAYSLEVEPADHFVNWQQDAFGNFLARLVFPTRTRELTIKVGLIADLKVINPFDFFIEDYAETFPFTYPKALKDDLEPYLRPVDEGEEGSGPGDLVGSWVRDFVVSPGTRTIDFLVALNRAVNGDVGYSVRMEAGVQTPDHTLRTGIGSCRDSAWLLVSILRELGLAARFVSGYLVQLTSDVEALDGPSGPAADFTDLHAWTEVYVPGAGWIGLDPTSGLFAGEGHIPLAATPHPSSAAPITGATGIAETTLDFANIVTRVHEDPRVTLPYTDAAWAAINALGARIDQRLADADVRLTIGGEPTFVSIDNQVDEEWITAADGPHKRERASALAARLKAVWAPGGLVQRSQGKWYPGEPLPRWQIGIHWRRDGQPLWNDAGLLADPWGVKPVDVNPEAAQLILSAVADGLGLPATQVRPVFEDPLSRLAHAVRQPAGHPVSSDDDLESDSAPARAALLARLEEPVTEPAAFLLPLHRREDDGGWASADWRLRRGRVVLLEGDSPAGLRLPLNSISWQPPRPSAPGDPIASGARALPVDPEAAEAGIEEAEAAPTTAMVAEVRDGLLYIFIPPTEELEHFVDLISRVEAAAAKVGCAVVIEGYGPPSDARLQSMSITPDPGVIEVNVAPTASFAEQRDQLQTLYDEARQARLSTESFDVDGTHSGTGGGNHITLGGLTPADSPLLRRPDLLVSLLTYWQRHPALSYLFAGRFIGTTSQAPRVDEGRSEALYELEIAFAEIARVSATGIKPWVTDRALRHLLTDITGNTHRAEFCVDKLYSPDSARGRLGLLELRGFEMPPHFQMAMVQSLLVRALVARFWDEPLRAPLIRHGLNLHGRYLLPHFIIHDIADVCADLRAHNVNFDTSWLDPFTEFRFPRVGTAVFDQVEIELRGAIEPWNTLGEESTGTGTARYVDSSVERIQVRTIGADRQRHVLTCNGYPIPMLATENPDVLVGGVRYRAWQPPSALHPTITVDGPLRFELVDMATGTSRGGCTYHVSHPGGRAYDTPPVNAVEAESRRGRRFEATGFTPGKVDVADIREKVARQATDVGAPGILDLRRARTVLQN, encoded by the coding sequence ATGGGCATCAAAGTGGCGCTGGAGCATCGGACCAGCTACACCTTCGACCGATTGGTCGAGGTGCACCCGCACATCGTCCGGCTGCGCCCGGCGCCGCATTCCCGCACGCCCATCGAGGCGTACTCACTCGAGGTCGAGCCCGCCGACCACTTCGTCAACTGGCAGCAGGACGCGTTCGGCAACTTTCTGGCCCGGCTCGTCTTTCCCACCCGGACACGGGAACTCACCATCAAGGTCGGGCTGATTGCCGATCTCAAGGTGATCAATCCGTTCGACTTCTTCATCGAGGACTACGCCGAGACGTTCCCGTTCACCTACCCGAAGGCACTCAAAGACGACCTCGAGCCGTACTTGCGGCCGGTCGACGAAGGTGAGGAAGGGTCGGGGCCGGGGGATTTGGTGGGTTCGTGGGTGCGCGACTTCGTCGTCAGCCCCGGCACCCGGACCATCGATTTCCTGGTGGCGCTCAACCGGGCGGTCAATGGCGACGTCGGCTACAGCGTGCGGATGGAGGCCGGGGTACAGACCCCGGATCACACGTTGCGCACCGGGATCGGCTCCTGTCGCGACTCCGCCTGGCTGCTGGTGTCGATCCTGCGTGAACTGGGGTTGGCGGCCCGGTTCGTGTCCGGCTACCTGGTCCAGCTGACTTCAGATGTCGAGGCGCTCGACGGACCGTCCGGCCCGGCCGCCGATTTCACCGACCTGCATGCCTGGACCGAGGTGTACGTGCCCGGTGCCGGGTGGATCGGCCTGGATCCCACCTCGGGGCTATTCGCCGGGGAGGGGCACATTCCGCTGGCCGCCACCCCGCACCCGTCGTCGGCCGCGCCGATCACCGGTGCCACCGGGATCGCCGAGACCACACTGGATTTCGCGAACATCGTGACCCGCGTGCACGAGGATCCGCGCGTCACGCTGCCCTACACCGACGCCGCCTGGGCCGCGATCAACGCGCTCGGCGCCCGTATCGACCAGCGGCTCGCCGATGCGGATGTTCGGCTGACCATCGGTGGCGAGCCGACGTTCGTCTCGATCGACAACCAGGTCGACGAGGAGTGGATCACCGCCGCCGACGGGCCGCACAAGCGGGAGCGCGCCTCGGCGCTGGCCGCCCGGCTCAAGGCGGTGTGGGCGCCGGGCGGTCTGGTGCAGCGCAGCCAGGGCAAGTGGTATCCCGGGGAACCGTTGCCGCGCTGGCAGATCGGAATCCACTGGCGCCGCGACGGCCAGCCGCTGTGGAATGACGCCGGACTGCTCGCCGACCCGTGGGGTGTGAAACCCGTCGACGTGAACCCCGAAGCCGCGCAACTAATCTTGTCGGCAGTAGCCGACGGCCTCGGACTGCCGGCCACCCAGGTGCGGCCGGTGTTCGAAGACCCGCTGAGCAGACTGGCCCACGCCGTGCGCCAGCCTGCCGGCCACCCGGTCTCATCCGACGACGATCTGGAATCCGACAGCGCACCCGCCCGGGCGGCACTCCTGGCCCGACTGGAGGAGCCGGTGACCGAACCGGCCGCCTTCCTGCTGCCGCTGCACCGCCGCGAGGACGACGGCGGCTGGGCGAGCGCTGACTGGCGGTTGCGCCGCGGTCGGGTGGTCCTGCTCGAGGGCGATTCGCCGGCCGGCCTGCGGCTGCCGCTGAACTCGATCAGCTGGCAGCCGCCGCGGCCGTCGGCCCCCGGCGACCCGATTGCCAGCGGGGCCCGCGCACTGCCGGTCGATCCGGAAGCCGCCGAGGCCGGCATCGAGGAAGCCGAGGCCGCACCCACCACCGCGATGGTGGCGGAGGTTCGCGACGGCCTGCTGTACATCTTCATCCCGCCGACCGAGGAGCTCGAGCATTTCGTCGACCTGATCTCGCGGGTGGAGGCGGCCGCGGCGAAGGTCGGCTGCGCGGTGGTGATCGAGGGCTACGGCCCGCCGTCCGACGCGCGGCTGCAATCGATGTCGATCACGCCCGACCCCGGTGTCATTGAGGTCAACGTCGCGCCCACGGCCAGCTTCGCCGAACAGCGGGATCAGTTGCAAACCCTGTACGACGAGGCGCGCCAGGCCCGCCTGTCGACCGAATCGTTCGACGTCGACGGAACCCACAGCGGTACCGGCGGCGGCAACCACATCACGCTGGGCGGGCTCACCCCGGCCGACTCGCCGCTGCTGCGCAGGCCCGATCTGCTGGTGTCGCTGCTGACCTACTGGCAGCGCCACCCGGCGCTGTCCTACCTGTTCGCCGGCCGGTTCATCGGCACCACGTCGCAGGCCCCGCGCGTCGACGAGGGTCGCTCGGAAGCGCTCTACGAACTTGAGATCGCCTTCGCCGAGATCGCCCGGGTGTCGGCCACCGGTATCAAGCCGTGGGTGACCGATCGTGCGCTACGGCACCTGCTCACCGACATCACCGGCAACACCCACCGCGCCGAGTTCTGCGTCGACAAGCTCTACAGCCCCGACAGTGCGCGCGGCCGGCTCGGCCTGCTCGAGCTGCGCGGTTTCGAGATGCCCCCGCACTTCCAGATGGCGATGGTCCAGTCGCTGCTGGTGCGTGCGCTGGTGGCCCGGTTCTGGGACGAGCCCCTGCGGGCGCCGCTGATCCGGCACGGGCTCAACCTGCATGGCCGATACCTGTTGCCGCACTTCATCATTCACGACATCGCGGATGTCTGTGCGGATCTGCGCGCGCACAACGTCAACTTCGACACCAGCTGGCTGGACCCGTTCACCGAGTTCCGGTTCCCCCGGGTGGGCACGGCGGTGTTCGACCAGGTGGAGATCGAGCTGCGCGGTGCGATCGAACCGTGGAACACCCTGGGTGAGGAATCGACCGGCACCGGCACCGCGCGCTACGTCGACTCGTCGGTCGAGCGCATCCAGGTTCGCACCATCGGCGCGGACCGGCAGCGCCACGTGCTCACCTGCAACGGCTACCCGATCCCGATGCTGGCCACCGAGAACCCCGATGTCCTCGTCGGCGGTGTGCGCTACCGGGCCTGGCAGCCACCGAGTGCGCTGCACCCCACCATCACCGTGGACGGCCCGCTGCGCTTCGAACTCGTCGACATGGCCACCGGAACCTCACGCGGCGGATGTACCTACCACGTCTCCCATCCGGGCGGTCGGGCCTACGACACCCCGCCGGTCAACGCGGTCGAGGCCGAATCCCGCCGCGGCCGACGCTTCGAGGCCACCGGATTCACCCCGGGCAAGGTCGACGTCGCCGACATCCGGGAGAAGGTGGCCCGCCAGGCCACCGACGTCGGCGCCCCCGGGATACTCGACCTGCGACGGGCCCGCACGGTGCTGCAGAACTGA
- a CDS encoding circularly permuted type 2 ATP-grasp protein, whose product MSLSAAGSGLSRPSHDPDRLLAGYRAARAQDALFDLPRGGAGAFGGTGYDEFVDATGTIRPSWQELGDLIGERGRAGLERLRGVVRGLVDNDGITYIEIDEGRIGGQERSDSGNILSEGIATPGTWHLDGIPLVVSAADWETLEAGVLQRSRLLDAVLTDLYGERRAITTGILPPQLLFGHPGYIRAARGIENPGRHQLFMLGCDVSRAADGRFMVNADWAQAPSGAGYALADRRVVAHAVPDGYERIGPRPSSPFAQALRLALIEAAPEAAEDPVVVVLSPGIHSETAFDQAYLASVLGFPLVESADLVVRDGKLLMRSLGTLKRVDVVLRRVDAEYADPLDLRPDSRLGVVGLVEAQRRGAVTVVNTLGAGILESPGLQRFLPQLADRLLGEKPLLDTPQLYWGGFERERSHLLARLNNLLIKSTVGGETIVGPALSSTQREELAARIEDQPWQWVGQELPQFSSAPTDHFPGGLSAASVGMRLFTVSQRGGYAPMIGGLGYVLAPGNSAYALKTLAAKDVWVRPPTRARVDTLTVPPVELPSGTRSISSPRVLSDLFWMGRYGERAENLARLLIVTRERYHEYRYRQDMEGSECVPVLLEALGAVTGIETEAAGTYAEAVSAAWRTLWSLTVDRQRPGSLAHSVERLGLAARSVRDQMSNDTWMVLGAVERALTEAGSARGARIDDTQLAAAQQQTLAGMLAMSGVAAESMVRDAGWTMMDIGKRIERGLALSALLRATLTTVRSPGAEQTITESALVVCESSVIYRRRNLGKVSVAAVADLVLFDGENPRSLVYQLERLRSNLRVLPGASGSSRPERLVDEISTRLRRLDPAELEHVDDEGRRHELDGLLSGMHSALRDLSDVINQTQLSLPGGMQPLWGPDQMRVMP is encoded by the coding sequence TTGTCGCTGTCCGCTGCCGGTTCTGGACTGAGCCGGCCCAGCCACGACCCGGACCGTCTGCTCGCCGGGTACCGTGCCGCGCGCGCCCAGGACGCCCTGTTCGACCTCCCACGCGGCGGCGCCGGAGCCTTCGGCGGCACCGGGTACGACGAGTTCGTCGACGCCACCGGCACCATCCGTCCGTCGTGGCAGGAACTCGGTGATCTGATCGGCGAGCGCGGCCGTGCCGGGCTCGAGCGGTTGCGCGGCGTGGTGCGCGGGCTGGTCGACAACGACGGCATCACGTATATCGAAATAGACGAAGGTCGGATCGGAGGGCAGGAGCGCAGCGACTCGGGAAATATCCTGAGCGAGGGCATCGCGACGCCCGGCACCTGGCACCTCGACGGGATACCGCTGGTGGTGTCCGCGGCCGATTGGGAGACCCTGGAAGCCGGTGTGCTGCAACGGTCTCGGCTCCTCGACGCCGTCCTGACCGATCTGTACGGCGAGCGCCGCGCGATCACCACCGGAATCCTGCCGCCCCAGTTGCTGTTCGGCCACCCCGGCTACATCCGTGCCGCCCGCGGCATCGAGAACCCCGGCCGCCATCAGTTGTTCATGCTCGGTTGCGACGTGAGCCGGGCCGCCGACGGGCGGTTCATGGTCAACGCCGACTGGGCGCAGGCGCCGTCGGGGGCCGGGTATGCACTGGCAGACCGCCGGGTCGTCGCGCATGCCGTGCCCGATGGCTATGAGCGCATCGGTCCGCGCCCGAGCTCGCCGTTCGCCCAGGCGCTGCGACTGGCGCTCATCGAGGCCGCACCCGAGGCCGCCGAAGATCCGGTGGTGGTGGTCCTCAGTCCCGGTATCCACTCCGAGACCGCGTTCGACCAGGCGTATCTGGCATCGGTGCTGGGCTTCCCCTTGGTGGAGAGCGCCGACCTGGTGGTGCGGGACGGCAAGCTGTTGATGCGCTCGCTCGGCACGCTGAAGCGGGTCGACGTGGTGCTGCGTCGGGTCGACGCCGAATACGCCGACCCACTGGATCTGCGGCCCGATTCGCGACTCGGGGTGGTGGGACTGGTCGAGGCGCAGCGGCGCGGTGCGGTGACGGTGGTCAACACGCTCGGTGCCGGAATATTGGAAAGCCCAGGGCTGCAACGTTTTCTGCCGCAGCTGGCGGATCGGCTGCTGGGGGAGAAGCCGTTGCTGGACACCCCACAGCTGTACTGGGGCGGCTTCGAGCGGGAGCGTTCGCATCTGTTGGCGCGGCTGAACAACTTGCTGATCAAGTCGACGGTCGGCGGCGAGACGATTGTGGGTCCGGCGCTGTCGTCGACGCAGCGGGAGGAACTGGCCGCGCGCATCGAGGACCAGCCCTGGCAATGGGTGGGACAGGAACTGCCGCAGTTCTCCTCCGCGCCCACCGACCACTTTCCGGGCGGGTTGTCGGCGGCCAGCGTCGGCATGCGGTTGTTCACGGTCTCGCAGCGGGGCGGGTATGCGCCGATGATCGGCGGCCTTGGCTATGTGCTCGCGCCGGGAAACTCCGCCTACGCGCTGAAAACCCTTGCTGCCAAGGATGTCTGGGTTCGCCCCCCGACTCGCGCCAGGGTCGACACGCTGACCGTGCCTCCGGTGGAACTGCCCAGCGGCACCCGGTCGATCAGTTCTCCGCGCGTGTTGTCCGACCTGTTCTGGATGGGCCGCTACGGCGAGCGGGCCGAGAACCTGGCCCGGCTGCTGATCGTCACCCGCGAGCGCTACCACGAATATCGCTACCGGCAGGACATGGAGGGCAGCGAATGCGTGCCCGTCCTGCTGGAGGCGCTGGGTGCGGTCACCGGGATCGAAACCGAGGCGGCCGGCACCTACGCCGAGGCGGTATCGGCCGCGTGGCGCACACTCTGGTCGTTGACCGTCGACCGACAACGCCCCGGATCGCTGGCCCATTCGGTGGAACGGCTGGGGCTGGCCGCCCGTTCCGTGCGCGACCAGATGTCCAACGACACCTGGATGGTGCTCGGCGCTGTCGAGCGGGCACTGACCGAGGCTGGCTCGGCGCGTGGGGCGCGGATCGACGACACCCAGCTGGCTGCCGCCCAGCAACAGACCCTGGCCGGAATGCTGGCGATGTCTGGTGTGGCCGCCGAGTCGATGGTGCGCGACGCCGGATGGACGATGATGGACATCGGCAAGCGCATCGAGCGCGGGCTGGCGCTGTCGGCGTTGCTGCGTGCCACGCTGACCACGGTGCGCAGCCCGGGCGCCGAGCAGACCATCACCGAATCCGCTCTGGTGGTGTGTGAGTCGTCGGTGATCTACCGCAGGCGCAACCTCGGCAAGGTCAGTGTCGCTGCGGTGGCCGACCTGGTGCTGTTCGACGGGGAGAATCCCAGATCGCTGGTGTATCAACTGGAACGGCTGCGGTCGAATCTACGCGTGCTGCCCGGAGCGTCGGGCTCGTCGCGTCCGGAGCGGCTGGTCGACGAGATCAGCACCCGGTTGCGGAGGCTGGATCCCGCCGAGCTCGAGCACGTCGACGACGAGGGACGCCGGCATGAGCTCGACGGGCTGCTCAGCGGAATGCACAGCGCGCTGCGTGACCTGTCCGACGTCATCAACCAGACCCAGCTGTCGCTGCCCGGCGGGATGCAGCCGCTGTGGGGGCCGGACCAGATGCGGGTGATGCCGTGA
- a CDS encoding transglutaminase family protein produces the protein MGAGPDAGDAVTRTYKITHRTEYGYSDVVTSSYGRGHLTPRDTAGQRCLAYELEIDPIPADRSTSLDVYGNISSYFHVTEHHRALTVTSRSVVEVDPPPAERYGAAWALSPWEAVRPVGHNGALASEFSLDLRPPEITDAVREYAAPSFEPGRPLVEVLRDLNSRIFSDFTYKSGSTTVSTQVSQVLLAREGVCQDFARLAIACLRANGLAASYVSGYLATDPPPGKERMHGVDATHAWAAVWTPQNDWLGLDPTNDQLVDERYITVGWGRDYADIPPLRGIIYTDSEHSVIDVSVDVAPYPLVSGGELHA, from the coding sequence GTGGGGGCCGGACCAGATGCGGGTGATGCCGTGACGCGCACATACAAGATCACGCATCGCACCGAGTACGGCTACTCCGATGTGGTCACGAGCTCGTACGGCCGGGGCCACCTCACACCTCGCGACACCGCCGGACAACGTTGTCTCGCATACGAACTCGAGATCGACCCGATACCGGCCGATCGGTCCACGAGCCTGGACGTCTACGGCAACATCAGCTCGTACTTCCACGTCACCGAACACCACCGGGCGCTGACCGTCACCAGCCGCTCGGTCGTCGAGGTCGATCCGCCGCCGGCCGAGCGCTACGGGGCGGCCTGGGCGTTGTCACCCTGGGAAGCCGTCCGTCCCGTCGGCCACAACGGCGCGCTGGCCTCCGAGTTCAGCCTCGACCTGCGGCCACCCGAAATCACCGATGCGGTACGCGAGTATGCCGCACCGAGTTTCGAGCCGGGCCGCCCGCTGGTCGAGGTGCTTCGTGATCTGAACTCCCGAATCTTCTCCGACTTCACCTACAAGTCGGGGTCCACAACGGTGTCCACCCAGGTGAGCCAGGTTTTGCTGGCGCGAGAAGGGGTATGTCAAGACTTCGCCCGGCTGGCGATCGCCTGCCTGCGCGCCAACGGATTGGCGGCGAGTTATGTGTCGGGATACCTCGCCACCGACCCGCCGCCGGGAAAGGAACGGATGCACGGCGTGGACGCCACCCATGCATGGGCCGCGGTGTGGACCCCGCAAAATGATTGGCTCGGCCTCGATCCCACCAATGACCAACTGGTCGACGAGCGCTACATCACCGTCGGCTGGGGTCGGGACTACGCCGACATTCCGCCGTTGCGCGGCATCATCTACACCGATTCCGAACACAGCGTGATCGACGTCTCGGTGGACGTCGCACCATACCCGTTAGTTTCTGGGGGCGAGCTACATGCGTGA
- a CDS encoding zinc-binding metallopeptidase family protein, translated as MRDFICPNCGQHLAFENSVCLSCGSSVGFSLDDMAFLVIASGEDSEHGGAVDAAEFQLCANLHLAECNWLVHVEPVRQLCASCRLTRTRPNDNDTAALAAFALAERAKRRLIAELYELKLPIVGRDEDPEYGLAFDLLSSANEKVFTGHDSGLITLDLAEGDDVHREQLRTSMDEPYRTLLGHFRHEVGHYYFYRLVGTSPDYLERFNELFGDPDADYQAALDRHYSEGAPPGWEENYVSSYATMHPAEDWAETFAHYLHIRDTLDTAAAFGIAPANATYERRVLGPSGFDNILEMWLPLAWSLNMVNRSMGKDDLYPFVLPVPVLEKMRFIHTVIDEVTSSPTKLDAAISGQQQQQS; from the coding sequence ATGCGTGATTTCATCTGTCCCAACTGTGGCCAGCACTTGGCATTCGAGAACTCGGTGTGCCTGTCGTGCGGAAGCTCGGTCGGATTCTCGTTGGACGACATGGCCTTTTTGGTGATCGCCTCCGGGGAGGACAGCGAACACGGTGGAGCCGTCGACGCCGCCGAGTTCCAGCTGTGCGCCAATCTCCATCTGGCCGAATGCAACTGGCTGGTCCATGTCGAGCCGGTCCGGCAGCTGTGTGCGTCATGCCGGCTCACCCGCACCCGGCCCAACGACAATGACACCGCGGCACTGGCCGCGTTCGCGCTGGCCGAGCGGGCGAAGCGGCGGCTGATCGCCGAACTGTACGAGCTCAAGCTGCCGATCGTCGGCCGCGACGAAGACCCGGAGTACGGACTGGCCTTCGACCTGTTGTCCAGCGCCAACGAGAAGGTGTTCACCGGCCACGACAGTGGTCTGATCACTCTGGATCTCGCCGAGGGCGACGACGTCCATCGCGAGCAGTTGCGAACCTCGATGGACGAGCCGTACCGCACGCTGCTGGGCCATTTCCGCCACGAGGTGGGTCACTACTACTTCTACCGGCTCGTCGGAACGTCACCGGATTACCTCGAACGGTTCAACGAGTTGTTCGGTGATCCGGACGCCGACTACCAGGCCGCGCTGGACCGGCACTACAGCGAGGGTGCGCCGCCCGGGTGGGAGGAGAACTACGTGTCCTCCTACGCCACCATGCATCCGGCGGAGGACTGGGCCGAGACGTTCGCGCACTACCTGCACATCCGCGACACCCTGGATACCGCCGCGGCGTTCGGCATCGCCCCGGCCAATGCCACCTACGAGCGACGAGTGTTGGGGCCCAGCGGTTTCGACAACATTCTCGAGATGTGGTTGCCGCTGGCGTGGTCGCTGAACATGGTGAACCGGTCGATGGGCAAAGACGATCTCTACCCGTTCGTGCTGCCGGTTCCGGTCCTGGAGAAGATGCGTTTCATCCACACCGTGATCGATGAGGTGACGTCGTCGCCGACCAAGCTGGACGCGGCGATCAGCGGTCAGCAGCAACAGCAGAGCTGA
- a CDS encoding SDR family oxidoreductase, which yields MPELSRVLVTGGSGFIAGHLILRLLADGYRVRTTVRNINRENDIRATLGRAGAEVDRLEIVAADLTSDDGWGEAVRGCEFVQHVASPFPARQPDNEDEIIIPAREGTLRVLRAASAHRVRRVVITSSFAAIGYSPKPSGQPYDETDWTDTNDPVSPYVKSKTVAERAAWDFAARPGSPEVAVVNPVGVFGPPLDGNLSTSVQIIDALLHGRPPLLPRTSFAVVDVRDVADLLIRAMTDPQAAGQRYLAAAGQPVTLPDIAAVLRRRLGAAAAAVPRHQLPDWAVRAAARFAPPLRELSGLLGTPKAVNNTKAVTQLGWHPRPIADTVTATADGLLRLSSAVAADR from the coding sequence GTGCCTGAACTCAGCCGGGTGCTGGTGACCGGCGGCTCGGGGTTCATCGCGGGCCACCTGATTCTCCGGTTGCTGGCCGATGGGTACCGCGTCCGCACGACGGTGCGAAACATCAATCGCGAGAACGATATCCGCGCAACCCTCGGCAGAGCCGGCGCCGAGGTCGATCGACTGGAAATCGTTGCCGCCGACCTCACGTCTGATGATGGCTGGGGCGAGGCCGTGCGCGGTTGCGAATTCGTCCAACACGTGGCATCGCCGTTCCCGGCGCGCCAACCGGACAACGAGGACGAGATCATCATCCCGGCCCGGGAAGGCACACTGCGGGTCCTTCGGGCAGCGTCGGCGCATCGAGTGCGCCGCGTGGTGATCACCTCGTCATTCGCGGCCATCGGCTACAGCCCCAAGCCGTCCGGACAGCCGTACGACGAGACCGACTGGACCGACACCAACGACCCGGTGAGCCCGTACGTCAAGTCCAAGACGGTGGCCGAGCGCGCGGCATGGGACTTCGCGGCCCGGCCGGGCAGTCCCGAAGTGGCCGTGGTCAATCCGGTCGGAGTGTTCGGCCCGCCGCTCGACGGCAACCTGTCGACCTCCGTCCAGATCATCGACGCTTTGCTGCACGGGCGACCTCCGCTGCTCCCCCGCACCTCGTTCGCGGTGGTCGATGTCCGCGATGTCGCCGACCTGTTGATCCGCGCCATGACCGACCCGCAGGCCGCCGGTCAGCGCTACCTGGCCGCGGCGGGCCAACCGGTGACGCTGCCCGACATCGCCGCTGTGCTGCGCCGGCGGCTCGGCGCCGCGGCGGCGGCAGTGCCCCGCCATCAGCTGCCCGACTGGGCGGTGCGCGCGGCGGCGCGGTTCGCCCCGCCACTGCGCGAACTGTCTGGCCTGCTCGGAACGCCGAAGGCGGTGAACAACACCAAAGCCGTCACTCAGCTGGGCTGGCACCCCCGACCGATTGCCGACACCGTCACCGCAACAGCAGACGGCCTGCTGCGACTCAGCTCTGCTGTTGCTGCTGACCGCTGA
- a CDS encoding MerR family transcriptional regulator, translated as MPTTPLTRDLTIQEVSRQSGLTESALRYYERIGLIDPVPRDESSGHRRYPPELVEAIESLSCLRSTGMSVHDMRTYVDNMRRGTAAAADQRQLFDDHARRLADDIARLQVRQQYVAAKAQLWAARERGDTAAEDALVPGIIALGAELMSEEEKTGA; from the coding sequence ATGCCGACCACCCCGTTGACCAGGGACCTGACTATTCAGGAGGTATCCCGTCAGAGCGGTCTCACCGAGTCTGCGCTGCGCTACTACGAGCGAATCGGGCTGATCGACCCGGTGCCCCGCGATGAGAGCAGCGGTCATCGCCGGTACCCACCGGAGCTCGTCGAGGCCATCGAATCGCTGAGCTGCCTGCGCAGCACCGGCATGAGCGTGCACGACATGCGCACCTACGTCGACAACATGCGCCGCGGCACGGCGGCCGCCGCCGATCAGCGGCAACTGTTCGACGACCACGCCAGGCGCCTCGCCGACGACATCGCCCGACTGCAGGTGCGGCAACAGTATGTGGCCGCCAAAGCGCAGCTGTGGGCAGCGCGCGAACGAGGCGACACCGCCGCTGAAGATGCTCTCGTGCCCGGCATCATCGCTCTCGGAGCAGAGCTGATGTCAGAGGAGGAGAAGACCGGTGCCTGA
- a CDS encoding serine hydrolase domain-containing protein produces the protein MVLKVAVSPDMMGGDVDEGYGKVADAFRANLASGKEIGAAVAVYRDGVKVVDLWGGYRNGLTKAPWQADTMVNMFSTTKGITALAFAVAVSKGLLSYDAKVADYWPEFAQAGKGDITVRQLLAHQAGLCALTPPPRLADIADPERLAPILARQAPAWRPGTRHGYHAITLGWYQSELIRRTDPAGRTVGRFLADEIAAPLELDLHIGLPPHVDRSRIALLHQWKRAESLLHLNVMPAGFAIAALNPVGLAARTTAVPSDVKPWDGDYNRDAVRAVEMPSSNGIGTARAVAKFYGAAATGGAELGLTDDVLHELMAPAREPSGGIRDKVMNVKVLFSLGFCKPYPLVHFGSSDKAFGTPGFGGSFGFADPDTGVGFGYVMNRLGFHLASDPRELALRQAVFRDVLGTRPQT, from the coding sequence ATCGTGCTCAAAGTTGCGGTGTCGCCGGACATGATGGGCGGTGATGTCGACGAGGGGTACGGCAAGGTGGCCGACGCCTTCCGCGCGAACCTGGCCTCCGGCAAGGAGATCGGCGCGGCGGTGGCCGTGTACCGGGACGGTGTCAAGGTCGTCGATCTGTGGGGCGGTTACCGCAACGGGCTGACGAAGGCGCCGTGGCAGGCCGACACGATGGTCAACATGTTCTCCACGACGAAGGGCATCACCGCGCTGGCCTTCGCCGTGGCGGTGTCGAAAGGGCTGCTGTCCTACGACGCCAAGGTCGCCGATTACTGGCCGGAATTCGCTCAGGCAGGCAAGGGCGACATCACCGTGCGTCAGCTGCTCGCCCACCAGGCCGGTCTGTGCGCACTCACGCCCCCGCCACGTCTGGCCGACATCGCCGACCCCGAGCGACTGGCACCGATTCTGGCCCGCCAGGCGCCGGCGTGGCGGCCGGGGACCCGGCATGGCTACCACGCGATCACGCTCGGCTGGTACCAGTCCGAGCTGATTCGCCGCACCGACCCGGCCGGACGGACGGTGGGCCGGTTCTTGGCCGACGAGATCGCGGCGCCGCTCGAGCTGGATCTGCACATCGGACTGCCGCCCCATGTCGACCGGAGCCGAATTGCCTTGTTACATCAGTGGAAGCGAGCCGAGTCGCTCCTCCACTTGAACGTGATGCCGGCGGGCTTCGCGATAGCCGCGCTGAACCCGGTCGGTCTGGCCGCCCGCACTACCGCAGTGCCCAGCGATGTGAAGCCGTGGGACGGCGACTACAACCGCGATGCGGTCCGCGCGGTGGAGATGCCGTCCAGCAACGGGATTGGGACGGCACGGGCAGTGGCCAAGTTCTACGGCGCCGCGGCCACCGGCGGCGCGGAGTTGGGCTTGACCGACGACGTTCTGCACGAGCTGATGGCGCCGGCCAGAGAACCCAGCGGCGGCATCCGTGACAAGGTGATGAACGTCAAGGTGTTGTTCTCGTTGGGATTCTGCAAGCCCTACCCTCTCGTCCACTTCGGCTCCTCCGACAAGGCCTTCGGAACACCGGGTTTTGGTGGATCATTCGGGTTCGCTGACCCCGACACCGGGGTGGGTTTCGGGTATGTGATGAACCGCTTGGGCTTCCATCTGGCCAGCGATCCGCGTGAACTCGCGCTGCGCCAGGCGGTGTTCCGCGACGTGCTCGGAACGCGGCCGCAAACGTAG